Proteins encoded in a region of the Novibacillus thermophilus genome:
- a CDS encoding class I SAM-dependent methyltransferase, with product MKENKYDDNIFFQKYSQMSRSQQGLAGAGEWETLRKLLPDFKDKRVLDLGCGYGWHCIYAMEHGASSVVGVDISHKMLEVAKEKTHFPQVEYKCCAIEDVEFPEESFDVILSSLAFHYVADYEILVKKIYRILKSGGKLVFTVEHPVFTAYGTQDWHYNEKGEILHFPVDNYYYEGKRTAVFLGEKVTKYHRTLTTYLNTLLSNGFIINHIVEPQPPENMMDIPGMQYEMRRPMMLIVSANKKEKR from the coding sequence ATGAAAGAAAACAAATATGATGATAATATATTTTTTCAAAAATACAGTCAAATGAGTCGCTCACAGCAGGGACTAGCCGGTGCAGGAGAATGGGAAACATTGAGAAAGCTGCTGCCGGATTTTAAAGATAAGCGTGTGCTTGATTTAGGATGCGGCTATGGATGGCACTGTATTTATGCGATGGAACACGGAGCTTCTTCTGTTGTAGGTGTTGATATTTCTCATAAAATGCTCGAGGTAGCCAAAGAAAAAACACATTTTCCACAGGTTGAATATAAATGCTGTGCTATAGAAGATGTGGAATTCCCAGAGGAGAGTTTTGATGTAATATTAAGTTCACTTGCGTTTCACTATGTAGCAGATTATGAGATTTTAGTAAAAAAGATATATAGAATACTGAAGTCTGGTGGTAAGCTAGTTTTTACGGTTGAACATCCTGTTTTTACTGCCTATGGAACACAAGACTGGCATTATAACGAAAAAGGAGAAATACTGCATTTTCCGGTGGATAATTATTATTATGAGGGCAAACGGACAGCTGTGTTTTTGGGAGAAAAGGTTACAAAATATCATAGAACACTGACCACATATCTAAATACACTGCTTTCAAATGGTTTTATAATAAATCATATTGTGGAGCCGCAGCCGCCGGAAAACATGATGGATATTCCGGGGATGCAGTATGAAATGCGCCGTCCCATGATGCTGATTGTATCGGCCAACAAAAAAGAGAAAAGATAA